A single region of the Anoplolepis gracilipes chromosome 1, ASM4749672v1, whole genome shotgun sequence genome encodes:
- the LOC140668176 gene encoding TOM1-like protein 2 isoform X3: protein MSLFGVGNPFSTPVGQKIESATDGSLPSENWTLNMEICDIINETEDGPKDAIKAIKRRLNQAAGKNYTIVMYTLTVLETCVKNCGKRFHALACSREFVQDLVKLIGPKNEPPTAVQEKVLSLIQTWADTFRHQPHTQGVVQVYQELKIKGIQFPMTDLDAMAPIITPERSVPETEQIPASLTTCEQPASLGTHLPPQTSQSIGQLNQLNEQQLAKLQSELDVVQGNMRVLSEMLAYFTSPEQSSKQQPDSADLELLNELYSTCKAMQERVVDLIGKLAHDEMTAELLRINDELNNLFLRYSRYTKNKTQVPASTILAQAIGHPPNAAESTPALTKREAESLIDLSDDMQDLTKQMSELGAAEEVDKNKTDQKKKKEGDNDEFDMFAQSRNATYETTKNSSSKYEDNLEQPNLESEFNEMAAWLDRTPGAQGDQESLTSSEFERFLAERAAAAEALPTLSTATTASSNSSTSTGNQNIQRQINKDQDKSLFAL from the exons ATGTCACTGTTTGGAGTAGGCAACCCCTTTTCCACGCCAGTAGGGCAAAAGATCG AGTCCGCTACAGATGGTAGCTTACCAAGCGAAAATTGGACACTTAACATGGAAATATGTGACATTATAAACGAAACTGAAGACGGGCCGAAAGACGCTATTAAAGCGATCAAACGCAGGCTTAATCAGGCAGCCGgcaaaaattatactatagTCATGTATACGCTTACC GTATTGGAGACATGCGTGAAGAATTGTGGAAAACGCTTTCATGCTCTTGCTTGTTCAAGAGAATTTGTGCAAGATCTAGTTAAATTAATTGGTCCCAAAAATGAACCGCCAACTGCAGTACAAGAAAAAGTCCTAAGTTTGATTCAAACATGGGCAGATACATTCCGTCACCAGCCACACACTCAAGGCGTTGTGCAGGTTTATCAAGAATTGAAGATAAAAGGCATACAGTTCCCTATGACTGATCTGGATGCCATGGCACCAATTATCACGCCAGAAAGA agcGTACCTGAAACCGAGCAAATTCCAGCAAGTCTGACTACATGTGAGCAGCCTGCCTCTTTGGGAACACATTTACCTCCTCAAACATCGCAATCTATTGGACAGTTAAATCAGTTGAACGAACAACAGTTGGCCAAGTTACAAAGTGAGCTTGATGTCGTTCAAGGAAACATGCGTGTGTTATCGGAAATGTTGGCGTATTTTACAAGTCCAGAGCAAAGTAGTAAACAACAACCAGATTCCGCGGATCTTGAACTATTAAAT GAACTCTATTCAACATGTAAGGCAATGCAAGAGCGTGTTGTTGATTTAATCGGTAAACTAGCCCACGATGAAATGACAGCAgaattattacgtattaacGATGAATTAAACAATCTATTTCTTCGTTATTCCCGTTATACGAAGAATAAAACGCAAGTACCGGCGAGTACTATATTAGCTCAAGCGATCGGACACCCACCGAATGCCGCTGAATCAACTCCAGCTCTTACTAAACGAGAAGCGGAATCGCTTATAGATTTGTCTGACGATATGCAAGATTTGACGAAACAGATGAGTGAACTCG gTGCAGCTGAAGAggtggataaaaataaaacggaccaaaagaagaaaaaagaaggagaTAATGATGAGTTTGATATGTTTGCACAATCGCGCAATGCAACATATGAAACAACAAAGAAtag TAGCAGCAAATACGAGGATAATTTGGAGCAG CCGAATCTGGAATCTGAATTCAATGAAATGGCAGCCTGGTTAGATCGCACA CCTGGAGCACAAGGCGACCAGGAATCTCTGACATCGTCGGAATTCGAGCGTTTCTTAGCAGAACGCGCGGCCGCGGCTGAAGCTTTACCGACTCTCTCTACAGCAACAACTGCCAGCTCAAACTCTTCGACTTCGACTGGTAATCAGAATATCCAGCGTCAAATTAACAAAGATCAAGATAAATCTCTATTTGCTCTTTAA
- the LOC140668176 gene encoding TOM1-like protein 2 isoform X5, whose product MSLFGVGNPFSTPVGQKIESATDGSLPSENWTLNMEICDIINETEDGPKDAIKAIKRRLNQAAGKNYTIVMYTLTVLETCVKNCGKRFHALACSREFVQDLVKLIGPKNEPPTAVQEKVLSLIQTWADTFRHQPHTQGVVQVYQELKIKGIQFPMTDLDAMAPIITPERSVPETEQIPASLTTCEQPASLGTHLPPQTSQSIGQLNQLNEQQLAKLQSELDVVQGNMRVLSEMLAYFTSPEQSSKQQPDSADLELLNELYSTCKAMQERVVDLIGKLAHDEMTAELLRINDELNNLFLRYSRYTKNKTQVPASTILAQAIGHPPNAAESTPALTKREAESLIDLSDDMQDLTKQMSELGAAEEVDKNKTDQKKKKEGDNDEFDMFAQSRNATYETTKNSSSKYEDNLEQPGAQGDQESLTSSEFERFLAERAAAAEALPTLSTATTASSNSSTSTGNQNIQRQINKDQDKSLFAL is encoded by the exons ATGTCACTGTTTGGAGTAGGCAACCCCTTTTCCACGCCAGTAGGGCAAAAGATCG AGTCCGCTACAGATGGTAGCTTACCAAGCGAAAATTGGACACTTAACATGGAAATATGTGACATTATAAACGAAACTGAAGACGGGCCGAAAGACGCTATTAAAGCGATCAAACGCAGGCTTAATCAGGCAGCCGgcaaaaattatactatagTCATGTATACGCTTACC GTATTGGAGACATGCGTGAAGAATTGTGGAAAACGCTTTCATGCTCTTGCTTGTTCAAGAGAATTTGTGCAAGATCTAGTTAAATTAATTGGTCCCAAAAATGAACCGCCAACTGCAGTACAAGAAAAAGTCCTAAGTTTGATTCAAACATGGGCAGATACATTCCGTCACCAGCCACACACTCAAGGCGTTGTGCAGGTTTATCAAGAATTGAAGATAAAAGGCATACAGTTCCCTATGACTGATCTGGATGCCATGGCACCAATTATCACGCCAGAAAGA agcGTACCTGAAACCGAGCAAATTCCAGCAAGTCTGACTACATGTGAGCAGCCTGCCTCTTTGGGAACACATTTACCTCCTCAAACATCGCAATCTATTGGACAGTTAAATCAGTTGAACGAACAACAGTTGGCCAAGTTACAAAGTGAGCTTGATGTCGTTCAAGGAAACATGCGTGTGTTATCGGAAATGTTGGCGTATTTTACAAGTCCAGAGCAAAGTAGTAAACAACAACCAGATTCCGCGGATCTTGAACTATTAAAT GAACTCTATTCAACATGTAAGGCAATGCAAGAGCGTGTTGTTGATTTAATCGGTAAACTAGCCCACGATGAAATGACAGCAgaattattacgtattaacGATGAATTAAACAATCTATTTCTTCGTTATTCCCGTTATACGAAGAATAAAACGCAAGTACCGGCGAGTACTATATTAGCTCAAGCGATCGGACACCCACCGAATGCCGCTGAATCAACTCCAGCTCTTACTAAACGAGAAGCGGAATCGCTTATAGATTTGTCTGACGATATGCAAGATTTGACGAAACAGATGAGTGAACTCG gTGCAGCTGAAGAggtggataaaaataaaacggaccaaaagaagaaaaaagaaggagaTAATGATGAGTTTGATATGTTTGCACAATCGCGCAATGCAACATATGAAACAACAAAGAAtag TAGCAGCAAATACGAGGATAATTTGGAGCAG CCTGGAGCACAAGGCGACCAGGAATCTCTGACATCGTCGGAATTCGAGCGTTTCTTAGCAGAACGCGCGGCCGCGGCTGAAGCTTTACCGACTCTCTCTACAGCAACAACTGCCAGCTCAAACTCTTCGACTTCGACTGGTAATCAGAATATCCAGCGTCAAATTAACAAAGATCAAGATAAATCTCTATTTGCTCTTTAA
- the LOC140668176 gene encoding TOM1-like protein 2 isoform X1 gives MSLFGVGNPFSTPVGQKIESATDGSLPSENWTLNMEICDIINETEDGPKDAIKAIKRRLNQAAGKNYTIVMYTLTVLETCVKNCGKRFHALACSREFVQDLVKLIGPKNEPPTAVQEKVLSLIQTWADTFRHQPHTQGVVQVYQELKIKGIQFPMTDLDAMAPIITPERSVPETEQIPASLTTCEQPASLGTHLPPQTSQSIGQLNQLNEQQLAKLQSELDVVQGNMRVLSEMLAYFTSPEQSSKQQPDSADLELLNELYSTCKAMQERVVDLIGKLAHDEMTAELLRINDELNNLFLRYSRYTKNKTQVPASTILAQAIGHPPNAAESTPALTKREAESLIDLSDDMQDLTKQMSELGAAEEVDKNKTDQKKKKEGDNDEFDMFAQSRNATYETTKNSSSKYEDNLEQVRGGSLSTAILNRNNPKLPQTATSASPNLESEFNEMAAWLDRTPGAQGDQESLTSSEFERFLAERAAAAEALPTLSTATTASSNSSTSTGNQNIQRQINKDQDKSLFAL, from the exons ATGTCACTGTTTGGAGTAGGCAACCCCTTTTCCACGCCAGTAGGGCAAAAGATCG AGTCCGCTACAGATGGTAGCTTACCAAGCGAAAATTGGACACTTAACATGGAAATATGTGACATTATAAACGAAACTGAAGACGGGCCGAAAGACGCTATTAAAGCGATCAAACGCAGGCTTAATCAGGCAGCCGgcaaaaattatactatagTCATGTATACGCTTACC GTATTGGAGACATGCGTGAAGAATTGTGGAAAACGCTTTCATGCTCTTGCTTGTTCAAGAGAATTTGTGCAAGATCTAGTTAAATTAATTGGTCCCAAAAATGAACCGCCAACTGCAGTACAAGAAAAAGTCCTAAGTTTGATTCAAACATGGGCAGATACATTCCGTCACCAGCCACACACTCAAGGCGTTGTGCAGGTTTATCAAGAATTGAAGATAAAAGGCATACAGTTCCCTATGACTGATCTGGATGCCATGGCACCAATTATCACGCCAGAAAGA agcGTACCTGAAACCGAGCAAATTCCAGCAAGTCTGACTACATGTGAGCAGCCTGCCTCTTTGGGAACACATTTACCTCCTCAAACATCGCAATCTATTGGACAGTTAAATCAGTTGAACGAACAACAGTTGGCCAAGTTACAAAGTGAGCTTGATGTCGTTCAAGGAAACATGCGTGTGTTATCGGAAATGTTGGCGTATTTTACAAGTCCAGAGCAAAGTAGTAAACAACAACCAGATTCCGCGGATCTTGAACTATTAAAT GAACTCTATTCAACATGTAAGGCAATGCAAGAGCGTGTTGTTGATTTAATCGGTAAACTAGCCCACGATGAAATGACAGCAgaattattacgtattaacGATGAATTAAACAATCTATTTCTTCGTTATTCCCGTTATACGAAGAATAAAACGCAAGTACCGGCGAGTACTATATTAGCTCAAGCGATCGGACACCCACCGAATGCCGCTGAATCAACTCCAGCTCTTACTAAACGAGAAGCGGAATCGCTTATAGATTTGTCTGACGATATGCAAGATTTGACGAAACAGATGAGTGAACTCG gTGCAGCTGAAGAggtggataaaaataaaacggaccaaaagaagaaaaaagaaggagaTAATGATGAGTTTGATATGTTTGCACAATCGCGCAATGCAACATATGAAACAACAAAGAAtag TAGCAGCAAATACGAGGATAATTTGGAGCAGGTGAGAGGAGGTAGCCTTAGTACGGCAATTCTCAACCGCAATAACCCTAAGCTACCCCAGACTGCTACTAGTGCTAGC CCGAATCTGGAATCTGAATTCAATGAAATGGCAGCCTGGTTAGATCGCACA CCTGGAGCACAAGGCGACCAGGAATCTCTGACATCGTCGGAATTCGAGCGTTTCTTAGCAGAACGCGCGGCCGCGGCTGAAGCTTTACCGACTCTCTCTACAGCAACAACTGCCAGCTCAAACTCTTCGACTTCGACTGGTAATCAGAATATCCAGCGTCAAATTAACAAAGATCAAGATAAATCTCTATTTGCTCTTTAA
- the LOC140668176 gene encoding TOM1-like protein 2 isoform X2 encodes MSLFGVGNPFSTPVGQKIESATDGSLPSENWTLNMEICDIINETEDGPKDAIKAIKRRLNQAAGKNYTIVMYTLTVLETCVKNCGKRFHALACSREFVQDLVKLIGPKNEPPTAVQEKVLSLIQTWADTFRHQPHTQGVVQVYQELKIKGIQFPMTDLDAMAPIITPERSVPETEQIPASLTTCEQPASLGTHLPPQTSQSIGQLNQLNEQQLAKLQSELDVVQGNMRVLSEMLAYFTSPEQSSKQQPDSADLELLNELYSTCKAMQERVVDLIGKLAHDEMTAELLRINDELNNLFLRYSRYTKNKTQVPASTILAQAIGHPPNAAESTPALTKREAESLIDLSDDMQDLTKQMSELGAAEEVDKNKTDQKKKKEGDNDEFDMFAQSRNATYETTKNSSSKYEDNLEQVRGGSLSTAILNRNNPKLPQTATSASPGAQGDQESLTSSEFERFLAERAAAAEALPTLSTATTASSNSSTSTGNQNIQRQINKDQDKSLFAL; translated from the exons ATGTCACTGTTTGGAGTAGGCAACCCCTTTTCCACGCCAGTAGGGCAAAAGATCG AGTCCGCTACAGATGGTAGCTTACCAAGCGAAAATTGGACACTTAACATGGAAATATGTGACATTATAAACGAAACTGAAGACGGGCCGAAAGACGCTATTAAAGCGATCAAACGCAGGCTTAATCAGGCAGCCGgcaaaaattatactatagTCATGTATACGCTTACC GTATTGGAGACATGCGTGAAGAATTGTGGAAAACGCTTTCATGCTCTTGCTTGTTCAAGAGAATTTGTGCAAGATCTAGTTAAATTAATTGGTCCCAAAAATGAACCGCCAACTGCAGTACAAGAAAAAGTCCTAAGTTTGATTCAAACATGGGCAGATACATTCCGTCACCAGCCACACACTCAAGGCGTTGTGCAGGTTTATCAAGAATTGAAGATAAAAGGCATACAGTTCCCTATGACTGATCTGGATGCCATGGCACCAATTATCACGCCAGAAAGA agcGTACCTGAAACCGAGCAAATTCCAGCAAGTCTGACTACATGTGAGCAGCCTGCCTCTTTGGGAACACATTTACCTCCTCAAACATCGCAATCTATTGGACAGTTAAATCAGTTGAACGAACAACAGTTGGCCAAGTTACAAAGTGAGCTTGATGTCGTTCAAGGAAACATGCGTGTGTTATCGGAAATGTTGGCGTATTTTACAAGTCCAGAGCAAAGTAGTAAACAACAACCAGATTCCGCGGATCTTGAACTATTAAAT GAACTCTATTCAACATGTAAGGCAATGCAAGAGCGTGTTGTTGATTTAATCGGTAAACTAGCCCACGATGAAATGACAGCAgaattattacgtattaacGATGAATTAAACAATCTATTTCTTCGTTATTCCCGTTATACGAAGAATAAAACGCAAGTACCGGCGAGTACTATATTAGCTCAAGCGATCGGACACCCACCGAATGCCGCTGAATCAACTCCAGCTCTTACTAAACGAGAAGCGGAATCGCTTATAGATTTGTCTGACGATATGCAAGATTTGACGAAACAGATGAGTGAACTCG gTGCAGCTGAAGAggtggataaaaataaaacggaccaaaagaagaaaaaagaaggagaTAATGATGAGTTTGATATGTTTGCACAATCGCGCAATGCAACATATGAAACAACAAAGAAtag TAGCAGCAAATACGAGGATAATTTGGAGCAGGTGAGAGGAGGTAGCCTTAGTACGGCAATTCTCAACCGCAATAACCCTAAGCTACCCCAGACTGCTACTAGTGCTAGC CCTGGAGCACAAGGCGACCAGGAATCTCTGACATCGTCGGAATTCGAGCGTTTCTTAGCAGAACGCGCGGCCGCGGCTGAAGCTTTACCGACTCTCTCTACAGCAACAACTGCCAGCTCAAACTCTTCGACTTCGACTGGTAATCAGAATATCCAGCGTCAAATTAACAAAGATCAAGATAAATCTCTATTTGCTCTTTAA
- the LOC140668176 gene encoding TOM1-like protein 2 isoform X4 — MEICDIINETEDGPKDAIKAIKRRLNQAAGKNYTIVMYTLTVLETCVKNCGKRFHALACSREFVQDLVKLIGPKNEPPTAVQEKVLSLIQTWADTFRHQPHTQGVVQVYQELKIKGIQFPMTDLDAMAPIITPERSVPETEQIPASLTTCEQPASLGTHLPPQTSQSIGQLNQLNEQQLAKLQSELDVVQGNMRVLSEMLAYFTSPEQSSKQQPDSADLELLNELYSTCKAMQERVVDLIGKLAHDEMTAELLRINDELNNLFLRYSRYTKNKTQVPASTILAQAIGHPPNAAESTPALTKREAESLIDLSDDMQDLTKQMSELGAAEEVDKNKTDQKKKKEGDNDEFDMFAQSRNATYETTKNSSSKYEDNLEQVRGGSLSTAILNRNNPKLPQTATSASPNLESEFNEMAAWLDRTPGAQGDQESLTSSEFERFLAERAAAAEALPTLSTATTASSNSSTSTGNQNIQRQINKDQDKSLFAL; from the exons ATGGAAATATGTGACATTATAAACGAAACTGAAGACGGGCCGAAAGACGCTATTAAAGCGATCAAACGCAGGCTTAATCAGGCAGCCGgcaaaaattatactatagTCATGTATACGCTTACC GTATTGGAGACATGCGTGAAGAATTGTGGAAAACGCTTTCATGCTCTTGCTTGTTCAAGAGAATTTGTGCAAGATCTAGTTAAATTAATTGGTCCCAAAAATGAACCGCCAACTGCAGTACAAGAAAAAGTCCTAAGTTTGATTCAAACATGGGCAGATACATTCCGTCACCAGCCACACACTCAAGGCGTTGTGCAGGTTTATCAAGAATTGAAGATAAAAGGCATACAGTTCCCTATGACTGATCTGGATGCCATGGCACCAATTATCACGCCAGAAAGA agcGTACCTGAAACCGAGCAAATTCCAGCAAGTCTGACTACATGTGAGCAGCCTGCCTCTTTGGGAACACATTTACCTCCTCAAACATCGCAATCTATTGGACAGTTAAATCAGTTGAACGAACAACAGTTGGCCAAGTTACAAAGTGAGCTTGATGTCGTTCAAGGAAACATGCGTGTGTTATCGGAAATGTTGGCGTATTTTACAAGTCCAGAGCAAAGTAGTAAACAACAACCAGATTCCGCGGATCTTGAACTATTAAAT GAACTCTATTCAACATGTAAGGCAATGCAAGAGCGTGTTGTTGATTTAATCGGTAAACTAGCCCACGATGAAATGACAGCAgaattattacgtattaacGATGAATTAAACAATCTATTTCTTCGTTATTCCCGTTATACGAAGAATAAAACGCAAGTACCGGCGAGTACTATATTAGCTCAAGCGATCGGACACCCACCGAATGCCGCTGAATCAACTCCAGCTCTTACTAAACGAGAAGCGGAATCGCTTATAGATTTGTCTGACGATATGCAAGATTTGACGAAACAGATGAGTGAACTCG gTGCAGCTGAAGAggtggataaaaataaaacggaccaaaagaagaaaaaagaaggagaTAATGATGAGTTTGATATGTTTGCACAATCGCGCAATGCAACATATGAAACAACAAAGAAtag TAGCAGCAAATACGAGGATAATTTGGAGCAGGTGAGAGGAGGTAGCCTTAGTACGGCAATTCTCAACCGCAATAACCCTAAGCTACCCCAGACTGCTACTAGTGCTAGC CCGAATCTGGAATCTGAATTCAATGAAATGGCAGCCTGGTTAGATCGCACA CCTGGAGCACAAGGCGACCAGGAATCTCTGACATCGTCGGAATTCGAGCGTTTCTTAGCAGAACGCGCGGCCGCGGCTGAAGCTTTACCGACTCTCTCTACAGCAACAACTGCCAGCTCAAACTCTTCGACTTCGACTGGTAATCAGAATATCCAGCGTCAAATTAACAAAGATCAAGATAAATCTCTATTTGCTCTTTAA
- the LOC140668500 gene encoding MAPK regulated corepressor interacting protein 2 has protein sequence MYTVSKGPSKIVAKTRRGISQKLERLETLRDMTRKADPEDDHEITRNIPKPVFHINGKSKLISQRHQMQEDISPQHKELVLFIRQSWNQVSTLQRCECCNGTECTEFCNPNSIVYYNDGEPNDSLQDFKPFDLESWWGKRLFNNITKSL, from the exons ATGTATACCGTTTCGAAGGGACCTAGCAAGATCGTAGCGAAAACACGACGAG GGATCAGTCAGAAACTCGAGAGGCTGGAGACTTTACGTGATATGACGAGGAAGGCCGATCCCGAGGACGATCACGAAATCACccg TAATATACCAAAGCCGGTCTTCCATATCAATGGGAAATCAAAGCTCATCTCACAGCGACATCAGATGCAAGAAGACATTTCGCCACAGCACAAGGAACTTGTCTTATTTATTAGACAAT catgGAATCAAGTTAGTACGCTGCAAAGATGTGAGTGTTGCAATGGCACAGAATGTACAGAATTTTGCA ATCCTAATTCCATAGTATATTACAATGATGGTGAACCAAATGATAGCCTTCAag acTTCAAACCATTTGATTTGGAATCTTGGTGGGGCAAACGATTATTTAACAACATCACGAAGTCactctga